The Fulvia fulva chromosome 6, complete sequence genome includes a window with the following:
- a CDS encoding Zn(2)-C6 fungal-type transcription factor afumD yields the protein MPSRRPHTKTRHGCNTCKARKVRCDEEKPVCRNCTRGNRSCSYPSQILAIPNSLATAHIDAQDQIFPVRDMELLHHYTAITYKMMSPEPDQHSIWQVYVPQMAFSYRFLLHGILSVTALHRRYDAEECQKETLMNLARYHQQHALTLYIPRLRSINQENCHALFAFSMLLGILCFGMLDDEGLGSRALVSRFLDCFDALMGATAVAYEAAHWLRQGVFRPIMEDIWPEVHDFAHLKEGAKEALEALIAQVGETCKSEPTSGSSTPVPPLGAPVGEEVGNGVAGGMMSRRQAYLASIYGLATVMYPAPGDRQASIVVAWPILAGAAFVQLLKRRDPLALVILGHYGLGKRLTEAIAEELDVAWQPLLAWPLRRVSEVITPE from the exons ATGCCTTCGAGACGGCCACACACCAAGACGCGCCACGGGTGCAATACCTGCAAGGCGCGAAAAGTGCGCTGCGACGAGGAGAAGCCTGTTTGCAGGAATTGCACGCGTGGGAATAGATCGTGCAGCTATCCTAGTCAGATCCTGGCGATTCCGAATAGTCTGGCGACGGCACATATCGATGCTCAGGATCAAATCTTCCCGGTGAGGGATATGGAGCTACTACATCACTATACGGCTATAACATACAAAATGATGTCGCCCGAGCCCGATCAGCACAGCATTTGGCAGGTTTATGTGCCGCAGATGGCGTTTTCATATCGCTTTCTCCTCCATGGGATCCTTTCTGTGACGGCACTGCATCGGAGGTACGATGCGGAGGAGTGTCAGAAGGAGACGCTCATGAATCTTGCCAGATATCACCAGCAGCATGCTCTTACTCTGTACATTCCTCGACTGCGCTCCATCAACCAAGAGAACTGCCACGCACTGTTCGCCTTCTCCATGCTGCTTGGGATCCTCTGCTTCGGCATGCTAGACGACGAGGGTCTAGGCTCGCGAGCACTGGTCAGCCGCTTTCTGGACTGCTTCGACGCCTTGATGGGCGCCACTGCTGTCGCGTACGAAGCGGCACACTGGCTCAGACAGGGTGTATTCCGCCCGATCATGGAGGATATCTGGCCGGAGGTGCACGACTTTGCGCATCTCAAGGAAGGTGCTAAAGAGGCGTTGGAGGCTCTCATCGCACAAGTTGGGGAGACTTGCAAGTCTGAGCCCACGTCGGGATCCAGCACGCCCGTTCCACCACTTGGTGCGCCTGTCGGTGAAGAGGTGGGGAATGGTGTTGCGGGAGGGATGATGTCTAGAAGACAGGCGTATCTGGCCAGCATTTACGGCTTGGCGACGGTGATGTACCCGGCACCTGGCGATCGTCAAGCTTCGATTGTGGTCGCGTGGCCGATCCTAGCTGGCGCAGCTTTTGTGCAGCTGCTGAAACGGCGAGACCCGCTGGCGCTGGTCATTCTTGGCCACTATG GCCTCGGAAAGCGACTGACAGAAGCCATCGCTGAAGAGTTGGATGTGGCCTGGCAACCTCTGCTTGCCTGGCCATTAAGAAGAGTCTCAGAAGTGATAACTCCAGAGTGA
- a CDS encoding Serine/threonine-protein kinase Nek2 yields MRRSTSEHSQASTTVPTPGAGRRRSVSFRRLGAAVAAMFARGPMAGPTTEQQLQEAASDAVSVYLGREDQYWPEKDLDESSEGQCSLMRSAATGHVFVVKHTKAVRLRDAGHFQAGDSKDWKFPNEVRILRDTLKPHRNIIGVLDVVDDELSPGRYYIWSEYCSGGDLWAQVDYWWRTRRAIVPEPFLLHVIISIANALAYAHWGLRARGGGKYTQDDNHTSIIHGDIKMENVFLRWSSREFGGMPDVVLGDWGCAKPINRKGSYLGIGTPEYGAPEDHAIHRNAPMTEATWKDYCKAVDNRSPAVDVYGFGQVIYMLAAKDRRPWPIGASPGPLTISREYGTLGILQLAQSCLQVDHQQRAMANFDQELGLMPAINDIRKARNAMVAARRPLDNLEWLQKPKPAGSLR; encoded by the coding sequence ATGCGTCGCTCCACTTCAGAGCACTCACAAGCATCTACCACAGTGCCAACACCGGGCGCCGGTCGTAGGAGATCCGTCTCGTTCAGGAGGCTCGGCGCGGCGGTGGCAGCGATGTTCGCGCGTGGTCCTATGGCGGGTCCCACGACTGAGCAGCAGCTCCAAGAGGCTGCATCGGACGCCGTGTCCGTTTACCTTGGCCGAGAAGACCAGTATTGGCCAGAAAAGGATCTCGACGAGTCCTCAGAAGGCCAATGCAGCCTCATGAGATCCGCCGCCACCGGCCACGTCTTCGTCGTCAAGCACACGAAGGCGGTGCGACTCCGCGATGCCGGCCACTTCCAGGCCGGGGACTCCAAGGACTGGAAATTTCCCAACGAAGTGCGGATCCTGCGCGACACCCTCAAGCCACACAGGAATATCATCGGTGTCCTCGATGTGGTCGACGACGAGCTGAGCCCAGGGCGGTACTACATCTGGTCGGAGTACTGCTCTGGAGGCGATCTTTGGGCGCAGGTTGACTACTGGTGGCGCACGCGTCGAGCCATCGTTCCGGAACCGTTCCTCCTGCACGTCATCATCTCTATCGCCAATGCGCTCGCATACGCGCACTGGGGTCTACGGGCAAGAGGTGGCGGCAAGTACACCCAGGATGACAACCACACATCGATAATCCATGGCGATATCAAGATGGAAAACGTCTTCTTGAGATGGAGCAGCCGTGAGTTTGGAGGCATGCCAGATGTTGTCTTAGGCGATTGGGGTTGCGCGAAGCCGATCAACAGAAAGGGCTCATATCTCGGAATTGGCACCCCAGAGTACGGTGCTCCGGAAGACCACGCCATCCATCGCAATGCGCCAATGACAGAAGCCACCTGGAAGGATTACTGCAAAGCGGTCGACAACCGGAGCCCAGCGGTCGATGTGTACGGCTTTGGGCAGGTTATATATATGCTCGCTGCGAAGGACCGACGACCCTGGCCAATTGGTGCAAGCCCCGGGCCATTGACCATATCCCGCGAGTATGGCACATTGGGCATCCTGCAGCTTGCTCAGTCCTGTCTCCAGGTTGATCATCAACAGCGGGCAATGGCTAACTTCGACCAAGAACTGGGCCTAATGCCGGCCATCAACGACATCAGGAAAGCTCGCAATGCCATGGTCGCAGCGCGAAGACCTCTGGATAATCTGGAGTGGCTACAGAAGCCAAAGCCTGCAGGCAGTCTGAGATGA
- a CDS encoding putative NAD(P)H-dependent D-xylose reductase xyl1, with product MAPNATVKLASGHQMPLVGFGLWKVPAESAADTVYNAIKTGYRLFDGAYDYANEKEAGQGIQRAIKEGLVNREDIFVTTKLWNNFHRKDHALQMAKAQNDAWGLGYINLYLIHFPVALKYVNPEEIRYPGWWMDKEHKTISLDKVPIQETWQALEEVVDAGIAKSIGISNAQAQLLYDMSSYAKHPISSLQIEHHPYLVQPDLITLAQELGIVVTAYSSFGPQSFLELPEAFRERAKDMSLLWDVEPVKKAAQRTGKTPAQVLLRWATQRNIAVIPKSNNVNRLQQNLEVTDFDLQEDEIKAIAALDQGLRFNDPGFYLHEPIRIFA from the exons ATGGCCCCAAACGCAACTGTCAAGCTGGCTTCGGGTCATCAGATGCCGCTGGTTGGCTTCGGGCTATGGAAAGTGCCAGCCGAATCAGCAGCAGATACTGTATACAACGCTATCAAGACAGGCTACCGTCTGTTTGATGGTGCATACGACTACGCCAA TGAGAAGGAGGCAGGCCAAGGTATCCAGCGCGCCATCAAAGAAGGCCTCGTCAATCGCGAAGACATCTTCGTAACAACCAAACTCTGGAACAACTTCCACCGCAAAGATCATGCACTCCAAATGGCCAAAGCCCAGAATGACGCCTGGGGTCTCGGCTACATCAATCTCTACCTCATTCATTTCCCTGTAGCACTGAAGTACGTCAACCCGGAAGAGATCAGATACCCCGGCTGGTGGATGGACAAGGAGCACAAGACCATCTCACTCGACAAAGTCCCGATACAAGAGACATGGCAAGCACTCGAAGAAGTAGTCGATGCCGGCATTGCGAAGTCGATCGGGATCTCAAACGCGCAGGCACAACTCCTCTACGACATGAGCTCTTATGCAAAGCACCCGATCTCTTCCCTGCAGATTGAGCATCATCCATACCTCGTGCAGCCAGACCTCATCACTTTGGCCCAGGAGCTCGGCATCGTCGTCACTGCATACTCCTCATTCGGACCACAGTCTTTCTTGGAACTGCCAGAAGCCTTCCGCGAGCGTGCCAAGGACATGTCTCTGCTCTGGGATGTAGAGCCAGTCAAGAAAGCAGCACAGCGAACTGGAAAGACTCCAGCGCAGGTTCTGCTGAGGTGGGCGACGCAGAGGAATATTGCCGTGATACCAAAGTCGAACAATGTCAATAGGCTGCAGCAGAATCTGGAAGTGACGGACTTTGACTTGCAGGAGGATGAGATAAAGGCTATTGCTGCGCTGGACCAGGGTTTGAGGTTCAATGATCCTGGGTTTTATCTGCATGAGCCGATTAGGATATTTGCTTAG
- a CDS encoding Vacuolar protein sorting-associated protein 18 yields MALDATSGYAAGAHDHVALPIFDVQKVQMRFDISADFVAAQVANNVLVLALSTGRILRFDLDNPEDIDDIDLPKRPAEIGVIRKLFLDPSASHLLISTTLGENYYLHTQSRQPKVLGRLKGVQVESVAWNASQPTASTREILVGSTDGNVYEAYIEPEHTYRSIEKYVRNVYNPPHGPIVGLYTDLVSTRPEVRRVLIATQHKLYHFVGRSAGRGNESSIYAKLLESEEPTVHEIDRTVNATYACLATSPDPPDAPPSVLDGQSAERAYAWLCAEGIYHGRLLTSSPDLATLGKQLFKESKMFQHSKLPPIQSTSGRHRAAQPPVAATILTQFHILALVDGRITGINRLDETVVYNQQILESGQPNLGLFADHQKNTYWLFTPQEIFEIVVTDEARHVWKIMLQQGQYEAAQQYAKTAEQKDAVASMTGDHLISQGKFTEAAIILGKSTKPFEDVALSFIDKGEHDALRRYLQVKLSTLKRSATMQRIMLASWMIELYMAKLNQLDDTISTRAELAADGTATSADTQKQLPVIRKEFQDFASKYKSDLDRKTTYEIISAHGREEELLYFANLVEDYNYVLSYWVNRERWQEAMTVLKKQSDPEMFCRYSTVMMAHLASELVDVLMRQTGLDVKKIIPALLNYNKILGDGTSINNNQAIRYLLFCINHSHSTEPAVHNTLISMYAAHSTKDESALLSYLQTQADNRHQFYDADFALRLCIGHRRVQSAVHVYTTMEQHAAAVDLALKYDEVELAAEVADRPGIQDPLRKKLWLKVAKKVIGQNKGIKAAIEFLKRCDLLRIEDLIPFFPDFIVIDDFKEEICAALEEYSRQIDALKREMDESASTAQHIKDDIKSLDQRYAIVEPGERCWKCRLPLLMRQFFVFPCQHAFHADCLGEMVMNMAGMGKGKRIRELQKEIGRGVALGKRREGMVKELDGLVAGACVLCSEMAVKQIDEPFITAADNKQEWAV; encoded by the coding sequence ATGGCTCTGGATGCAACAAGCGGCTATGCCGCCGGAGCCCACGACCATGTGGCGCTCCCCATCTTCGACGTGCAGAAAGTACAGATGCGATTCGACATCTCGGCCGACTTCGTAGCAGCACAAGTCGCGAACAATGTCCTTGTGCTCGCGCTGTCCACCGGCCGCATCCTCCGCTTCGATCTTGACAACCCCGAAGACATCGACGATATCGACCTGCCCAAGCGACCCGCAGAAATCGGCGTCATCCGCAAGCTGTTCCTCGATCCCTCCGCATCGCATCTGCTCATCTCCACGACCCTGGGCGAGAACTACTACCTGCATACGCAATCGCGGCAGCCGAAAGTGTTGGGAAGACTGAAGGGCGTGCAAGTGGAAAGCGTAGCATGGAACGCATCGCAGCCTACAGCTTCGACGCGAGAGATCTTGGTGGGAAGCACTGATGGGAACGTGTACGAGGCATACATCGAACCAGAACACACCTACAGAAGCATAGAGAAGTACGTGCGGAATGTCTACAACCCTCCGCACGGACCCATCGTTGGCCTCTACACAGACCTGGTGTCTACACGGCCTGAAGTCAGGCGGGTCCTGATCGCTACGCAGCACAAGCTATACCATTTTGTTGGCAGGTCAGCGGGACGCGGGAATGAATCCTCAATATACGCAAAGTTGCTGGAAAGCGAGGAGCCCACAGTGCACGAAATCGATAGAACAGTCAATGCGACCTACGCCTGCTTGGCTACCTCGCCAGATCCTCCCGATGCGCCGCCTTCTGTACTGGATGGACAGAGTGCAGAACGTGCATACGCATGGCTTTGCGCAGAGGGGATCTACCACGGAAGACTGTTGACATCGTCGCCCGATCTTGCAACGCTGGGCAAGCAGCTCTTCAAAGAGTCGAAGATGTTCCAGCACTCTAAGCTTCCTCCGATACAGTCCACCAGCGGCAGACATCGAGCCGCGCAGCCCCCCGTCGCTGCAACGATCTTGACACAGTTCCACATCTTGGCTTTGGTGGATGGCCGGATAACAGGCATCAACCGCCTAGACGAGACTGTGGTGTACAACCAGCAGATCCTCGAAAGTGGCCAGCCAAACCTTGGTCTCTTCGCCGACCATCAGAAGAACACATACTGGCTTTTCACACCACAGGAGATCTTCGAGATCGTAGTGACAGACGAAGCAAGACATGTATGGAAGATCATGCTTCAGCAAGGCCAATACGAAGCCGCGCAGCAGTACGCCAAGACCGCAGAGCAGAAGGACGCTGTCGCATCGATGACTGGCGATCACCTCATATCGCAAGGCAAGTTCACCGAAGCTGCTATCATACTTGGCAAGAGCACAAAGCCTTTCGAAGATGTCGCGCTCAGCTTCATCGACAAGGGTGAGCATGACGCCCTGAGAAGATATCTTCAAGTCAAGCTGTCGACGTTGAAGCGGAGCGCAACAATGCAGCGAATCATGCTGGCTAGCTGGATGATCGAGTTGTACATGGCGAAGCTCAATCAGCTCGACGATACCATCTCGACCAGAGCTGAACTTGCAGCGGACGGCACAGCCACATCGGCAGACACACAGAAACAGCTTCCTGTCATTCGCAAGGAGTTCCAGGACTTCGCCTCGAAATACAAATCGGACCTCGACAGGAAGACCACCTATGAGATTATCAGTGCGCATGGTCGAGAAGAAGAGCTACTATACTTCGCCAACCTTGTGGAGGACTACAACTATGTGCTGTCGTATTGGGTCAACCGCGAGAGGTGGCAGGAAGCCATGACTGTGCTCAAGAAACAGTCAGACCCAGAAATGTTCTGCCGATACAGCACAGTAATGATGGCACATCTAGCATCTGAGCTTGTCGACGTGCTCATGCGCCAGACTGGTCTGGACGTCAAGAAGATCATCCCAGCACTGTTGAACTACAACAAGATCCTAGGCGATGGAACGTCGATCAACAATAATCAGGCGATACGGTATCTGCTGTTCTGTATCAACCACTCGCATTCCACCGAACCTGCTGTACACAACACGCTGATCTCCATGTACGCCGCGCACTCGACAAAAGACGAAAGCGCTCTTCTGAGCTATTTGCAGACGCAAGCAGACAATCGGCATCAATTCTACGATGCCGACTTCGCTCTTCGCCTTTGCATCGGGCACAGGCGTGTTCAGTCCGCTGTCCACGTGTACACTACAATGGAACAGCACGCTGCCGCAGTCGATCTTGCATTGAAGTACGATGAAGTAGAGCTTGCGGCAGAAGTGGCTGATCGCCCCGGTATCCAAGATCCGTTGCGCAAGAAACTCTGGCTCAAGGTTGCAAAGAAGGTCATTGGCCAAAACAAGGGCATCAAAGCTGCCATCGAGTTTCTGAAACGCTGCGACCTGCTGAGGATTGAGGATCTGATACCTTTCTTCCCTGACTTCATCGTCATCGACGACTTCAAGGAGGAGATCTGTGCCGCACTTGAGGAGTACAGCCGGCAGATCGATGCGCTAAAGCGCGAGATGGACGAGTCAGCATCGACAGCACAGCACATCAAAGACGACATCAAGTCTCTCGACCAACGATATGCCATCGTCGAGCCCGGCGAGAGATGTTGGAAGTGCAGACTCCCACTGCTTATGAGGCAGTTCTTCGTCTTTCCATGTCAGCACGCCTTTCATGCAGATTGTCTGGGCGAAATGGTCATGAACATGGCCGGCATGGGCAAAGGCAAGCGAATTAGAGAGCTGCAGAAAGAGATTGGCCGTGGCGTCGCTCTCGGTAAGAGGAGGGAAGGCATGGTGAAGGAGCTCGACGGTCTTGTTGCTGGTGCTTGTGTGCTGTGCAGCGAGATGGCTGTGAAGCAGATCGATGAGCCCTTCATTACTGCTGCCGACAATAAACAGGAGTGGGCGGTATGA